A section of the Streptomyces sp. SCL15-4 genome encodes:
- the rbsK gene encoding ribokinase, producing the protein MTHIAVLGSTNMDLVTYVDRAPRRGETVTGREFRTVPGGKGANQAIAAARAGATVSMIGAVGTDAHGARLRDTLEHSGVDTDFLRTVEGPSGTAHIVVDAEGGNAIVVIPGANGTVDHLSPGDEGLIATADALLLQLEIPLAAVVAGAQAARRHGVRTVLTPSPVRPLPPELLRAVDLLVPNEYEAVTLTGRADPREAAAALLEPVPEVVVTLGAAGCLYLARGTEPLVVPAPRVTAVDSTGAGDTFVGTLAVALAEEKPVREALTWAAAAASISVQREGASASMPYRPEIEARYST; encoded by the coding sequence ATGACCCATATCGCGGTCCTCGGCAGCACCAACATGGACCTCGTCACCTACGTCGACCGGGCACCCCGGCGCGGGGAGACCGTGACCGGGCGGGAGTTCCGTACGGTGCCCGGCGGCAAGGGCGCCAATCAGGCCATCGCAGCGGCCCGCGCCGGCGCGACCGTCTCGATGATCGGCGCGGTCGGCACCGACGCCCACGGCGCCCGGCTGCGCGACACCCTCGAACACTCCGGCGTGGACACCGACTTCCTGCGCACGGTGGAGGGCCCGTCCGGCACCGCGCACATCGTGGTGGACGCCGAGGGCGGCAACGCGATCGTCGTCATCCCCGGCGCCAACGGCACCGTCGACCACCTCTCCCCCGGTGACGAGGGACTGATCGCCACCGCCGACGCGCTGCTGCTGCAACTGGAGATCCCGCTCGCGGCGGTCGTCGCGGGCGCACAGGCGGCCCGCCGGCACGGCGTGCGTACGGTGCTCACCCCGTCCCCGGTCCGGCCGCTGCCGCCCGAGCTGCTGCGCGCCGTCGACCTGCTGGTGCCCAACGAGTACGAGGCGGTCACCCTGACCGGCCGCGCCGACCCGCGCGAGGCGGCGGCGGCCCTGCTGGAGCCGGTGCCGGAGGTCGTCGTCACCCTGGGCGCGGCGGGCTGCCTGTATCTGGCCCGGGGCACCGAGCCGCTCGTGGTCCCCGCGCCCCGCGTGACCGCCGTCGACTCCACCGGAGCGGGCGACACCTTCGTCGGCACCCTCGCCGTGGCCCTCGCCGAGGAGAAACCGGTGCGCGAGGCCCTGACCTGGGCCGCCGCCGCGGCCTCGATCTCCGTCCAGCGGGAAGGGGCGTCCGCGTCGATGCCGTACCGCCCGGAGATCGAGGCCCGCTACAGCACCTGA
- a CDS encoding DsbA family protein, producing the protein MSEKNRDGKRTARERLAVEREKQRAADKRRRALIVGASVVCVLGLAAVAGVVAANAGKDKSTDAGPTVAPSGARGKDSLAIPVGKDGARSTLTVWEDFRCPACQAFEVAYRPTLHELTDAGKLRVEYHLVRLIDGNLGGTGSLRAANAAACAQDAGKFRDYHDVLFANQPKETDDAFADNDKLTGLAGKVEGLDTPAFRACVKNGTHDSWVDKSHQAFKSGDFGGTPTVLLDGRNIYQDRTMTPAKLKQMVEAADRG; encoded by the coding sequence GTGAGCGAGAAGAACCGTGACGGAAAGCGCACCGCCCGGGAGCGGCTGGCGGTCGAGCGCGAGAAGCAGAGGGCCGCGGACAAGCGGCGGCGGGCGCTGATCGTGGGCGCGAGCGTCGTCTGCGTCCTGGGCCTGGCGGCGGTGGCCGGCGTCGTCGCCGCGAACGCCGGCAAGGACAAGAGCACCGACGCGGGCCCGACCGTGGCCCCTTCCGGCGCGCGGGGCAAGGACAGCCTCGCGATCCCGGTCGGCAAGGACGGCGCCAGGTCGACGCTCACCGTCTGGGAGGACTTCCGCTGCCCGGCCTGCCAGGCCTTCGAGGTGGCGTACCGGCCGACGCTCCACGAACTCACCGACGCCGGCAAGCTCAGAGTCGAATACCACCTGGTCCGGCTGATCGACGGCAATCTCGGCGGCACCGGCTCGCTGCGCGCCGCCAACGCCGCGGCCTGCGCCCAGGACGCCGGAAAGTTCCGTGACTACCACGACGTGCTGTTCGCGAACCAGCCCAAGGAGACCGACGACGCCTTCGCGGACAACGACAAGCTGACCGGGCTGGCCGGCAAGGTCGAGGGCCTGGACACGCCCGCCTTCCGCGCGTGCGTGAAGAACGGCACCCACGACAGCTGGGTGGACAAGTCCCACCAGGCCTTCAAGTCCGGCGACTTCGGCGGCACGCCGACGGTGCTGCTCGACGGCAGGAACATCTACCAGGACCGCACGATGACCCCGGCCAAGCTCAAGCAGATGGTGGAGGCGGCCGACCGGGGGTGA
- a CDS encoding ADP-ribosylglycohydrolase family protein, with product MLRLTWVQPEDLLVHELRQARLDGREPKAVEARWRAAGGPEAAERADARAPGVSRYLRLLAEDLLDELADLPGRFAEDEPTDLARLKSLCPDWPARRSPAAPHPRALEAAWLGRAVGRLLGRPVGQLGLDGIRALAEAAGNRPLTGYFTAKGVPAGLLAAHPWDRRSAATCLAENIDGMPEDADLDHLLLNLLLLRRHGRRFSTDDVARLWLDTLAPGRTRAAERLACRNLLCGIEPPHTARHRNPFREWTGALVRADVHGWTNPGDPAAAAEQAHRDAVLTHTANGVYAAMFTAAAIATAAPGTHDVHACLRAGRAVVPPRSRLAAAVDHAVALARRSEDFEDVVDDLHARYATTHHRAHAVPVTALVAAALTHADGDFSGSVCRAVSGGWATGSAGASAGGIAGLLAGAPGALPDRWRAPLKNRLASALAEFDGTGFDTLAHLTHLEATRS from the coding sequence GTGCTCCGTCTGACCTGGGTCCAGCCGGAGGATCTGCTGGTCCACGAACTGCGCCAGGCCCGGCTGGACGGGCGTGAGCCCAAGGCGGTGGAGGCGCGCTGGCGGGCGGCCGGCGGCCCGGAGGCGGCGGAGCGGGCGGACGCCCGCGCACCCGGCGTCTCCCGCTATCTGCGCCTGCTGGCGGAGGACCTGCTCGACGAACTCGCCGACCTGCCCGGCCGCTTCGCCGAGGACGAGCCGACCGACCTGGCCCGCCTGAAGTCCCTGTGCCCCGACTGGCCCGCCCGCCGCTCCCCCGCCGCTCCGCACCCCCGCGCCCTCGAAGCCGCCTGGCTCGGCCGGGCCGTCGGCCGCCTCCTCGGCAGACCCGTCGGGCAGCTCGGCCTCGACGGCATCCGCGCCCTCGCCGAGGCGGCCGGAAACCGGCCGCTCACCGGCTACTTCACCGCCAAAGGCGTCCCCGCCGGCCTGCTCGCCGCCCATCCCTGGGACCGCCGCTCCGCCGCCACCTGCCTCGCCGAGAACATCGACGGCATGCCCGAGGACGCCGACCTCGACCACCTGCTCCTCAACCTCCTGCTGCTGCGGCGCCACGGACGCCGCTTCTCCACCGACGACGTGGCCCGGCTCTGGCTCGACACGCTCGCGCCCGGCCGCACCCGCGCCGCCGAGCGCCTCGCCTGCCGCAATCTGCTCTGCGGCATCGAGCCCCCGCACACCGCCCGCCACCGCAACCCGTTCCGCGAGTGGACCGGCGCGCTGGTCCGCGCCGACGTGCACGGCTGGACCAACCCCGGCGACCCGGCCGCCGCCGCCGAGCAGGCGCACCGGGACGCGGTCCTCACCCACACCGCCAACGGTGTCTACGCCGCGATGTTCACCGCCGCCGCCATCGCCACCGCCGCCCCGGGCACCCACGACGTCCACGCCTGTCTGCGGGCCGGCCGCGCGGTGGTCCCGCCCCGCTCGCGGCTGGCGGCGGCCGTCGACCACGCCGTCGCGCTGGCCCGCCGCAGCGAGGACTTCGAGGACGTCGTGGACGACCTCCACGCCCGCTACGCGACCACCCACCACCGGGCCCACGCCGTCCCCGTCACCGCGCTGGTCGCCGCCGCGCTCACGCATGCGGACGGCGACTTCTCCGGCTCCGTCTGCCGTGCCGTGTCCGGCGGCTGGGCCACGGGCTCCGCCGGCGCGAGTGCCGGCGGCATCGCCGGGCTGCTCGCCGGCGCCCCCGGCGCGCTCCCCGACCGCTGGCGGGCCCCGCTGAAGAACCGGCTCGCCAGCGCCCTCGCCGAGTTCGACGGCACCGGCTTCGACACCCTCGCCCACCTCACCCACCTGGAGGCGACCCGCTCATGA
- the lgt gene encoding prolipoprotein diacylglyceryl transferase, with protein sequence MNLAYIPSPSHGVLYLGPIPLRGYAICIIIGVFVAVWFGNKRWIARGGQSGTVADIAVWAVPFGLVGGRLYHVITDYELYFSEGRDWVDAFKVWEGGLGIWGAIALGALGAWIGARRRGIPMPAYADAVAPGIAFAQAIGRWGNWFNQELYGRETHVPWALHITSAEGGRVPGYYHPTFLYESLWCVGVGLLVIWADRRFKLGHGRAFALYVAAYCAGRGWIEYLRVDDAHHILGLRLNVWTALIVFLLAVAYIVVSGRKRPGREAVVEPAAVSGGPAGDTEGVAEDEAVKTGTTEESAEQSPKDEAESAKKV encoded by the coding sequence ATGAACCTTGCCTACATCCCCAGCCCGTCGCACGGGGTGCTGTACCTCGGCCCCATCCCGCTGCGCGGCTACGCCATCTGCATCATCATCGGCGTCTTCGTTGCCGTCTGGTTCGGCAACAAGCGCTGGATCGCCCGCGGCGGGCAGTCCGGCACGGTCGCCGACATCGCCGTCTGGGCCGTACCGTTCGGCCTGGTCGGCGGCCGGCTCTACCACGTGATCACGGACTACGAGCTGTACTTCAGCGAGGGCCGTGACTGGGTGGACGCCTTCAAGGTGTGGGAGGGCGGCCTGGGCATCTGGGGCGCCATCGCGCTCGGCGCGCTCGGCGCGTGGATCGGCGCGCGGCGCCGGGGCATCCCGATGCCCGCCTACGCCGACGCCGTGGCGCCCGGCATCGCGTTCGCGCAGGCCATCGGCCGCTGGGGCAACTGGTTCAACCAGGAGCTGTACGGCCGGGAGACCCACGTCCCCTGGGCGCTGCACATCACCTCCGCCGAGGGCGGCCGGGTGCCGGGGTACTACCACCCGACGTTCCTCTACGAATCCCTGTGGTGCGTCGGCGTCGGCCTGCTGGTGATCTGGGCCGACCGCCGCTTCAAGCTGGGGCATGGCCGGGCGTTCGCCCTGTACGTCGCCGCGTACTGCGCGGGCCGCGGCTGGATCGAATACCTGCGCGTGGACGACGCCCACCACATCCTGGGCCTCCGCCTCAACGTCTGGACCGCCCTGATCGTCTTCCTGCTGGCGGTGGCGTACATCGTGGTGTCGGGGAGGAAGCGGCCGGGCCGGGAGGCCGTGGTCGAACCCGCGGCCGTCTCCGGCGGTCCGGCCGGGGACACGGAGGGCGTCGCCGAGGACGAGGCGGTCAAGACCGGGACCACCGAGGAGTCGGCGGAGCAGTCGCCGAAGGACGAGGCGGAGTCGGCCAAGAAGGTCTGA
- the trpA gene encoding tryptophan synthase subunit alpha codes for MSGNIRLLSDTLAGAKAEGRSALIAYLPAGFPTVDGGIDAIKAALDGGADVVEVGLPHSDPVLDGPVIQTADDIALRGGVRIADVMRTVREAYQATGKPILVMTYWNPIDRYGVERFTAELAEAGGAGCILPDLPVQESALWREHAEKHGLATIFVVAPSSKDARLVEITAAGSGFVYAASLMGVTGTRESVGEQAQDLVRRTRATGTGLPVCVGLGVSNRAQAAEVAGFADGVIVGSAFVKRMLDAPDEAAGLAAVRELAGDLAKGVRGQA; via the coding sequence GTGAGCGGGAACATCCGGCTGCTGTCGGACACCCTCGCGGGCGCCAAGGCCGAGGGCCGCTCCGCGCTCATCGCCTACCTCCCGGCCGGGTTCCCGACCGTGGACGGCGGCATCGACGCGATCAAGGCCGCCCTGGACGGCGGCGCGGACGTGGTCGAGGTCGGCCTGCCGCACAGCGACCCGGTCCTGGACGGCCCGGTCATCCAGACCGCCGACGACATCGCCCTGCGCGGCGGTGTGCGGATCGCCGACGTCATGCGCACGGTCCGGGAGGCGTACCAGGCCACCGGCAAGCCGATCCTGGTCATGACGTACTGGAACCCCATCGACCGCTACGGCGTCGAGCGCTTCACCGCCGAGCTGGCCGAGGCGGGCGGCGCCGGCTGCATCCTGCCCGACCTGCCCGTGCAGGAGTCGGCGCTCTGGCGCGAGCACGCCGAGAAGCACGGCCTGGCGACGATCTTCGTCGTGGCGCCGAGCAGCAAGGACGCGCGGCTCGTCGAGATCACCGCCGCGGGCAGCGGCTTCGTCTACGCCGCCTCCCTCATGGGTGTCACCGGCACCCGCGAGTCCGTCGGCGAGCAGGCCCAGGACCTGGTCCGGCGCACCCGCGCGACCGGCACCGGCCTGCCCGTCTGCGTCGGCCTCGGCGTCTCCAACCGGGCCCAGGCCGCCGAGGTCGCCGGCTTCGCCGACGGCGTGATCGTCGGCTCGGCGTTCGTGAAGCGGATGCTGGACGCGCCGGACGAGGCCGCCGGCCTCGCGGCGGTCCGCGAGCTGGCCGGGGACCTGGCGAAGGGCGTGCGCGGACAGGCGTGA